The Maridesulfovibrio zosterae DSM 11974 genome contains a region encoding:
- a CDS encoding putative quinol monooxygenase, with protein MQCRDLYVISVHFKARTGFENVLRDVLRQTVRDCDGQEGVILYSLHQDKENPLIFMMYGHFTSEASFRLHIDSAVMRKAQDAVAAMLEEKPEFTYWSVLEKSGEDKCR; from the coding sequence ATGCAGTGCAGGGATCTATATGTAATAAGTGTACACTTTAAGGCCAGAACAGGCTTTGAAAATGTATTAAGGGATGTTCTCAGGCAGACTGTACGGGATTGTGATGGTCAGGAAGGGGTGATTCTTTATAGCCTGCATCAGGATAAGGAGAATCCTTTAATTTTTATGATGTACGGTCATTTTACTTCTGAAGCATCATTTCGTCTTCATATTGATAGCGCCGTGATGCGGAAAGCACAGGATGCAGTCGCCGCAATGCTTGAAGAGAAACCGGAGTTTACATATTGGTCTGTGCTTGAAAAATCAGGAGAAGATAAATGCCGGTAA
- a CDS encoding tautomerase family protein, with protein sequence MPVITYASGKMDEKTKLEMINKLSATASAISGIPIQSFTVILQEYEDTNIGIGGEYIGKIKARHIADAIK encoded by the coding sequence ATGCCGGTAATTACTTATGCGTCTGGTAAAATGGATGAGAAAACGAAATTAGAAATGATTAATAAACTTTCAGCAACGGCGAGTGCAATAAGTGGTATTCCGATTCAGTCATTTACCGTAATCTTGCAAGAGTACGAAGATACGAATATAGGTATCGGTGGTGAATATATTGGTAAAATTAAAGCCCGCCATATTGCAGACGCTATTAAATAA